In bacterium, the following proteins share a genomic window:
- the hcp gene encoding hydroxylamine reductase, whose product MFCYQCEQRAKDTGCTIQGVCGKSPEVSSLIDLTVHAVKGVAQYAHRARGLGTRDREVDLAVTEALFTTVTNVNFDPERYVKVLLRAAAARDRAKKLYEDACKKAGKTPDKVAGPAEWKPAGDLAGLEKQGLEVGVKKRMARYGEDVAGLMELVTYGLKGTAAYADHAQILGREDDKVYAYFHEALCYLAEGKEDANTLTTMALRTGEINLRVMELLDAANTGAYGNPVPTKVRIEPVKGKAILVSGHDLKDLEELLKQTEGKGINVYTHGEMLPCHGYPGLKKYKHLVGNYGGAWQDQQKEFDQFPGAILMTTNCIQRPQNSYKARIFTSGLVAWPGVTHISDRNFGPVIEAAQMAEGFAQDGAEKSITVGFGHNAVMGVADKVVEAVKAGKIKHFFLIGGCDGAKSGRNYYTEFAEKVPKDSVILTLACGKYRFNKQDFGDIGGIPRLIDCGQCNDAYSAIQIAVALSKAFNCRVNDLPLSLILSWYEQKAVAILLTLLHLGIRNMRLGPTLPAFVTPAVLKVLVDKFAIALITTPDADLKATLSS is encoded by the coding sequence ATGTTCTGCTATCAGTGCGAACAGAGGGCAAAGGATACGGGCTGCACGATACAGGGGGTGTGCGGAAAGTCGCCGGAGGTTTCCTCGCTGATCGACCTCACAGTGCATGCGGTCAAGGGGGTTGCACAGTACGCGCATCGCGCGCGAGGGCTCGGCACCCGCGATCGCGAAGTGGATCTTGCGGTCACGGAGGCTCTCTTCACCACGGTGACCAACGTCAACTTCGATCCGGAGAGGTACGTCAAAGTTCTCTTGCGAGCGGCTGCTGCGCGAGACCGCGCGAAGAAGCTCTACGAGGATGCGTGCAAGAAAGCCGGCAAGACTCCTGACAAGGTCGCAGGCCCTGCGGAATGGAAACCCGCAGGCGATCTTGCGGGCCTGGAGAAGCAGGGGCTCGAGGTCGGCGTCAAGAAGAGGATGGCCAGGTACGGCGAGGACGTCGCAGGATTGATGGAACTCGTGACGTACGGATTAAAGGGCACCGCCGCCTACGCTGATCATGCGCAGATACTCGGCCGCGAGGACGACAAGGTCTACGCATATTTCCACGAGGCGCTCTGCTATCTGGCCGAGGGAAAAGAGGACGCGAACACGCTCACGACGATGGCCCTGCGCACGGGAGAGATCAATCTGCGCGTTATGGAGTTGCTCGATGCCGCCAACACCGGCGCATATGGCAACCCCGTTCCTACAAAGGTCCGCATCGAACCTGTGAAGGGCAAGGCGATCCTCGTGTCAGGCCACGACCTGAAGGACTTGGAGGAGCTGCTCAAACAGACCGAGGGCAAGGGGATCAACGTCTACACGCACGGCGAGATGCTGCCGTGCCACGGATACCCCGGGCTCAAGAAATATAAACACCTGGTCGGCAACTACGGTGGCGCGTGGCAGGACCAGCAAAAGGAGTTCGACCAATTCCCCGGCGCGATACTGATGACCACCAACTGCATCCAGCGTCCGCAGAACAGCTACAAGGCGCGCATCTTCACCTCCGGCCTCGTCGCCTGGCCCGGCGTCACCCATATCTCCGACCGCAACTTCGGCCCTGTGATCGAGGCAGCGCAGATGGCGGAGGGATTTGCGCAGGACGGCGCGGAGAAATCAATCACAGTCGGCTTCGGACACAACGCGGTGATGGGCGTTGCGGACAAAGTCGTGGAGGCGGTGAAGGCGGGCAAGATAAAACACTTCTTCCTGATCGGAGGCTGCGACGGTGCCAAGAGCGGCAGAAACTACTACACCGAGTTCGCGGAGAAGGTGCCCAAAGACTCCGTGATTCTGACGCTCGCCTGCGGCAAGTACCGCTTCAACAAGCAGGACTTCGGTGATATCGGCGGGATACCGAGGCTCATCGACTGCGGCCAGTGCAACGACGCTTATTCCGCGATCCAGATCGCCGTCGCCCTTTCGAAGGCGTTCAACTGCAGGGTCAACGATCTTCCTCTTTCGCTCATCCTCTCATGGTACGAGCAGAAGGCTGTGGCGATTCTTCTTACGCTTTTGCACCTTGGCATCAGGAACATGCGCCTCGGCCCCACTTTGCCCGCGTTCGTTACGCCTGCGGTGCTCAAGGTGCTGGTGGACAAGTTCGCGATCGCGCTGATCACCACGCCGGACGCGGACCTGAAGGCGACATTGTCATCTTAG
- a CDS encoding phosphatidylglycerol lysyltransferase domain-containing protein, with amino-acid sequence MKTLGPISLDHRAIYEEMLAKHPAEISEHSFLNLYAWRAARRIETLDAGRALIPFEARGEALVIFGGPIGDMSLAEASEALAKATDMRVGGIARAPEALAAHLDGGWSALEDRDNSDYVYSRAELAELAGRKFHAKRNLVYQCSSEYDPGYEKITQGNLGEIAEFIDRWCRQRKCGKEPGLCHENLAMKDSVANFASLGVMGAAIRIAGRIEAFTIGERLNENTAVIHFEKAMPGFKGLYQLVNQWFCQNELSEFEFVNREQDMGVEGLRKAKESYSPVRMVKKFNLFPPGSDLTMPAPNLTERRCGDEGTD; translated from the coding sequence ATGAAAACGCTCGGCCCTATCTCGCTCGATCACAGGGCGATCTACGAGGAGATGCTTGCGAAACACCCCGCGGAGATCTCTGAGCACAGTTTCCTGAACCTCTACGCATGGAGGGCGGCGAGAAGGATCGAGACCCTGGATGCAGGCAGGGCCCTCATCCCCTTTGAAGCCAGGGGCGAAGCTCTGGTCATCTTCGGCGGCCCTATAGGCGACATGTCGCTCGCGGAGGCGTCGGAGGCGCTGGCCAAGGCGACCGACATGCGGGTCGGAGGAATTGCCAGGGCGCCGGAGGCTCTGGCAGCGCATCTCGATGGCGGATGGTCGGCATTAGAGGACAGGGACAATTCCGACTACGTATATTCGCGCGCTGAACTTGCGGAGCTCGCAGGGAGAAAGTTCCACGCGAAGAGAAACCTCGTTTACCAGTGCTCATCTGAATACGATCCCGGCTACGAAAAGATAACGCAAGGCAATCTGGGCGAGATTGCGGAGTTCATCGACCGATGGTGCAGGCAGCGCAAGTGCGGCAAAGAGCCGGGCCTGTGTCACGAGAACCTTGCGATGAAGGACTCGGTTGCTAATTTCGCAAGCCTCGGGGTCATGGGCGCAGCGATAAGGATCGCGGGCAGGATCGAGGCGTTCACCATAGGCGAGAGGCTGAACGAAAACACGGCTGTGATCCATTTCGAGAAGGCAATGCCGGGCTTCAAGGGGCTTTATCAGCTCGTCAACCAGTGGTTCTGCCAAAACGAGCTCTCGGAATTCGAGTTCGTGAACCGCGAGCAGGACATGGGGGTCGAAGGACTAAGAAAGGCCAAGGAGAGCTACTCCCCGGTGCGCATGGTGAAGAAGTTCAATCTCTTCCCGCCGGGTTCGGATCTGACGATGCCCGCCCCCAACCTCACCGAGCGCAGGTGCGGTGATGAAGGCACTGATTAG
- the cysK gene encoding cysteine synthase A: MAKIANSITELVGYTPLVKLARVSAGCKATVLGKLESFNPGGSVKDRIGLSMILKAEKDGLLKKDTTIIEPTSGNTGIALAMVAAARGYKLILTMPDTMSVERRSLLAAYGAEIVLTPGSEGMKGAITKAEELTKAAGNSFMPMQFDNPANPDAHRRTTAEEIWRDTDGKMDAIVAGVGTGGTITGIAEVFKQRRPGFRAIAVEPADSPVLSGGKPGPHKIQGIGAGFVPKVLKREIVDEIMKVTNDEAFAMARRLAREEGILCGISAGANVHAAVEVAKRAEFAGKTIVTIICDTGERYLSTPLFQDS, from the coding sequence ATGGCGAAGATAGCGAATAGCATTACAGAGCTCGTAGGATACACGCCGCTGGTGAAGCTCGCCCGAGTCTCGGCCGGCTGCAAGGCCACGGTGCTGGGGAAACTGGAGTCGTTCAACCCCGGCGGTTCGGTGAAGGACCGCATCGGCCTCAGCATGATCCTCAAGGCCGAGAAAGACGGCCTTCTCAAGAAAGACACTACCATAATAGAGCCCACCAGCGGCAACACCGGCATCGCGCTCGCGATGGTTGCGGCCGCTCGCGGCTACAAACTCATCCTCACCATGCCCGACACCATGAGCGTGGAGCGGCGCTCGCTTCTTGCCGCCTACGGCGCGGAGATCGTCCTCACGCCTGGCAGCGAGGGGATGAAGGGTGCGATCACAAAGGCGGAGGAGCTCACGAAGGCTGCCGGGAATTCGTTCATGCCCATGCAGTTCGACAACCCGGCCAACCCTGACGCGCATCGCCGCACCACCGCCGAGGAGATATGGCGCGACACGGACGGCAAGATGGACGCGATCGTCGCGGGCGTGGGCACAGGCGGCACGATCACGGGAATAGCCGAGGTATTCAAACAGCGAAGGCCCGGTTTCCGCGCGATCGCCGTTGAACCCGCTGACTCCCCCGTGCTCTCCGGGGGAAAGCCGGGCCCGCACAAGATCCAGGGCATAGGCGCGGGTTTCGTTCCGAAGGTCTTAAAGCGCGAGATCGTCGACGAGATAATGAAGGTCACAAACGACGAGGCGTTCGCCATGGCGCGCAGGCTCGCGCGCGAAGAGGGGATCCTCTGCGGGATCTCCGCCGGCGCCAACGTCCACGCAGCAGTGGAGGTGGCGAAGAGGGCCGAGTTCGCGGGCAAGACGATCGTCACGATCATCTGCGACACCGGCGAACGCTATCTCAGCACTCCGCTGTTTCAAGACTCCTAA
- the zwf gene encoding glucose-6-phosphate dehydrogenase, producing the protein MAEFRTQLKETSRLCVEERPGPCTLVIFGASGDLAKRKLIPALLNLYKRDLLPEKFDVVGFGRSDMDGTEFKRFAPRFHYIRGGYDDEAAFKSLALKLSGIGARRAASGCHVFYLATPPKLAPGIVSQLAGAGLLAECSEGPACSRVVVEKPFGFDLASARELDRKLSEHLEERQIYRIDHYVGKETVQNMFMFRFANAIFEPVWDQRFIDHVEITTAEAEGVEGRAGYFDEAGALRDVFQNHMLQMMATVAMEPPSAFDAKCVRDEKARLFKSIRPIDPANPCAGVVRGQYEGYLGEKGVAPGSQTETYVAAELCVENTRWQGVPFYLRTGKRLKRRASEIAIFFRRVHDSMFAPFLPDDLYPNVLVFNVQPDEGVSLSIQAKSPGPKLCMDTLSMNFRYKDAGLDLPDAYERLLLDCMQGDQTLFIRSDALEASWSIVDPIRKGWDSGLGCPLIPYVRGSEGPLQADSIPARTGRGWRPF; encoded by the coding sequence ATGGCCGAGTTCCGGACACAGCTCAAAGAGACTTCCAGGCTCTGCGTCGAAGAGAGGCCTGGGCCGTGCACGCTCGTGATCTTCGGCGCATCCGGCGACCTCGCGAAGAGGAAACTCATCCCGGCGCTTCTCAATCTCTACAAGCGCGATCTGCTCCCTGAAAAATTCGACGTCGTGGGCTTCGGCCGCAGCGATATGGACGGGACGGAGTTCAAACGCTTTGCCCCGCGCTTTCATTACATCAGGGGAGGCTATGACGATGAGGCGGCGTTCAAATCGCTCGCCCTTAAACTCTCCGGGATCGGCGCGCGCAGGGCTGCGAGCGGCTGTCACGTCTTCTATCTCGCCACCCCGCCGAAGCTCGCCCCCGGCATCGTTTCGCAGCTTGCCGGCGCCGGATTGCTTGCGGAGTGCTCAGAGGGGCCGGCCTGCTCGCGAGTGGTGGTGGAGAAACCCTTCGGCTTTGACCTGGCGAGCGCGAGGGAACTCGACCGGAAACTCTCAGAGCACCTGGAGGAGCGCCAGATCTATCGCATAGACCATTACGTGGGCAAAGAGACGGTGCAGAACATGTTCATGTTCCGCTTCGCCAATGCGATCTTCGAGCCTGTCTGGGATCAGCGCTTTATTGACCACGTCGAAATCACCACGGCTGAGGCCGAGGGCGTGGAAGGGAGAGCGGGATATTTCGACGAGGCGGGCGCCTTGCGCGACGTGTTCCAGAACCACATGCTCCAGATGATGGCCACTGTGGCGATGGAGCCCCCTTCGGCCTTTGACGCGAAGTGCGTGCGCGACGAGAAGGCGAGGCTCTTCAAGTCTATCAGGCCTATCGACCCCGCGAATCCGTGCGCCGGAGTCGTGCGCGGGCAGTATGAAGGATATCTCGGGGAAAAGGGCGTGGCCCCGGGCTCGCAGACCGAGACGTACGTGGCGGCCGAACTCTGCGTCGAGAACACGAGGTGGCAGGGGGTTCCGTTTTATCTGCGCACCGGCAAACGCCTCAAGAGGCGCGCGAGCGAGATCGCGATATTCTTCAGGCGCGTCCACGACTCGATGTTCGCTCCGTTTCTTCCCGATGACCTCTATCCCAACGTCCTCGTCTTCAACGTGCAGCCGGACGAGGGGGTCTCTCTATCGATCCAGGCCAAGAGCCCCGGGCCAAAGCTCTGCATGGACACCCTCTCCATGAACTTCAGGTATAAGGATGCAGGCCTCGATCTCCCTGATGCGTACGAGAGGCTCCTGCTGGACTGCATGCAGGGCGATCAGACCCTCTTCATACGCAGCGACGCGCTGGAGGCCTCATGGTCCATCGTGGACCCTATCCGCAAGGGCTGGGATTCGGGGCTCGGTTGCCCGCTCATTCCCTATGTTCGGGGATCGGAAGGCCCCCTGCAAGCCGACTCCATCCCCGCCAGGACCGGCCGCGGGTGGAGGCCGTTCTGA
- the gnd gene encoding decarboxylating 6-phosphogluconate dehydrogenase: MQIGMIGLGRMGMNMARRLIKGGHEVVAYDRTQDKVREIGQEGAVPATSIDELVAKLKPPRVVWLMLTAGSATEQHVESLSLKLASGDLLIEGGNSYFEDDMMRAAALASRGIRYVDAGVAGGIWGVKDGYCTMIGGQRRDFEFIEPILKTLAPKDGYLYCGPAGAGHFVKMVHNGIEYALMQAYGEGFEIIKASRFGKALDVAKVAHLWNRGSVVRSWLLELLESALAKDPGLAKIKGYVEDSGEGRWIVEQAVESGVPATAIAHSLFARFRSREGDSFSDKVIAALRNEFGGHEVKRA, translated from the coding sequence ATGCAGATAGGGATGATAGGTCTTGGTCGCATGGGGATGAACATGGCTCGGAGGCTGATCAAGGGCGGCCACGAGGTGGTGGCATACGATCGCACCCAGGACAAGGTGAGGGAGATCGGGCAGGAGGGCGCCGTCCCCGCGACATCGATCGATGAGCTTGTCGCGAAACTCAAGCCCCCTCGCGTCGTATGGCTCATGCTCACTGCAGGCTCCGCAACGGAACAGCACGTGGAGTCGCTCTCGCTCAAACTTGCATCAGGAGACCTCCTCATCGAGGGCGGGAACAGCTATTTCGAAGATGACATGATGCGGGCTGCGGCGCTTGCCTCCAGGGGCATCAGGTACGTGGATGCCGGCGTTGCGGGCGGGATATGGGGGGTCAAGGACGGATACTGCACCATGATCGGCGGCCAGCGGCGCGACTTCGAGTTCATAGAACCGATCCTCAAGACGCTGGCGCCGAAGGATGGGTATCTATACTGCGGCCCCGCGGGCGCCGGCCACTTCGTGAAGATGGTGCACAACGGCATCGAGTACGCGCTGATGCAGGCCTATGGCGAGGGCTTCGAGATCATCAAGGCCTCGCGTTTCGGCAAGGCGCTGGATGTGGCCAAGGTGGCGCACCTCTGGAACCGGGGGAGCGTGGTGCGTTCGTGGCTGCTCGAGCTCCTGGAATCCGCGCTGGCAAAGGACCCGGGGCTAGCGAAGATCAAGGGCTATGTGGAGGATTCCGGCGAGGGGCGCTGGATCGTGGAACAGGCTGTCGAGAGCGGAGTCCCTGCCACCGCCATCGCGCACTCGCTCTTCGCCAGGTTCCGCTCGCGCGAGGGCGATTCCTTCTCCGACAAGGTGATCGCCGCGCTGCGAAACGAATTCGGAGGGCACGAGGTGAAGAGGGCCTGA